The Candidatus Zixiibacteriota bacterium genome contains a region encoding:
- the manB gene encoding phosphomannomutase/phosphoglucomutase (converts mannose-6-phosphate to mannose-1-phosphate; the resulting product is then converted to GDP-mannose by ManC which is then used in the synthesis of mannose-containing glycoconjugates that are important for mediating entry into host cells) — translation MDFDKSIFKAYDIRGIVPDQLNTDIAYRIGNALAAYLKPTSIAVGRDMRISSPELFEALARGILDHGVDVVDLGLVSTDGLYFAVGKYGYDGGVMITASHNPKQYNGFKVCRREALPLSGQAGLDKIRDALINDTLVKSSQRGNIARKDISGDYAEHCLSFIDLSVIKPFKIVVDAGNGMAGLTLPPVFERLPVKLIPLYFELDGSFPHHPASPIELENLADLQKKIADEKADFGVAFDGDADRMFLVDRNGRQVGGDMVTALVAESLLNKNPGETILYNLICSKAVPELVERLGGKAIRTRVGHALIKPLMKKHNAIFGGEHSGHFYFRDNWFADSGLIAFLVCLELLSKSDRPLHQKIAEIDPYFRSGEINSKVESARDKIEEIADHFSGGEQDRIDGLTVDFGDFWFNLRPSNTEPLLRLNVEAKTKELLDKKVAEILKIVRD, via the coding sequence ATGGATTTTGACAAGTCAATTTTTAAGGCTTATGATATTCGTGGCATCGTTCCCGATCAGTTGAATACCGATATTGCCTATCGTATCGGCAACGCCCTGGCGGCTTACCTGAAACCAACCTCAATCGCGGTCGGGAGAGATATGCGGATTTCATCACCGGAGTTGTTCGAGGCTCTGGCCCGCGGCATTCTGGATCACGGTGTGGATGTCGTCGATCTGGGTCTGGTTTCCACCGACGGCCTCTACTTTGCGGTCGGAAAATATGGATACGATGGCGGGGTTATGATTACCGCCAGCCACAATCCCAAACAATATAACGGCTTCAAAGTCTGCCGCAGGGAAGCCTTGCCGCTTTCCGGTCAGGCCGGACTGGATAAAATTCGGGATGCCCTCATCAACGATACCCTGGTTAAATCATCCCAGCGCGGTAATATTGCCCGCAAAGATATCTCCGGTGATTATGCCGAACACTGCCTGTCATTCATCGACCTCTCGGTTATCAAACCTTTCAAAATCGTGGTCGATGCCGGCAATGGCATGGCCGGATTAACCCTGCCCCCGGTCTTCGAGAGACTGCCGGTCAAACTCATTCCTCTTTATTTTGAACTGGACGGCTCTTTTCCACATCACCCCGCTTCACCCATAGAACTCGAAAACCTGGCCGATTTACAAAAGAAAATCGCCGACGAGAAAGCGGATTTCGGTGTGGCTTTTGATGGTGACGCTGATCGGATGTTTCTGGTTGATCGAAATGGCCGACAGGTCGGGGGGGATATGGTTACGGCTCTGGTGGCCGAAAGCCTCTTGAATAAAAACCCCGGCGAGACCATTCTGTATAATCTGATCTGTTCTAAAGCGGTCCCGGAATTGGTCGAACGCCTGGGCGGCAAGGCCATCCGTACCCGGGTCGGCCACGCCCTCATCAAACCGTTGATGAAAAAACATAACGCCATTTTCGGCGGCGAACATTCGGGCCATTTTTATTTTCGCGATAACTGGTTTGCCGATTCCGGACTGATCGCCTTTCTGGTTTGCCTGGAGCTTCTCAGTAAAAGCGATCGACCGCTTCACCAAAAAATTGCCGAAATCGATCCATATTTTCGTTCCGGGGAGATTAACAGCAAGGTTGAATCGGCCCGCGATAAAATCGAGGAGATTGCCGACCACTTTTCCGGCGGGGAACAGGACCGAATCGATGGTCTGACGGTGGATTTCGGCGATTTCTGGTTTAACCTCAGACCATCCAACACCGAACCGCTATTGCGGCTCAATGTCGAGGCAAAAACAAAAGAGCTTCTCGACAAAAAGGTCGCCGAGATTCTTAAAATCGTCCGGGACTGA
- the iorA gene encoding indolepyruvate ferredoxin oxidoreductase subunit alpha, with protein sequence MKRLLSGNEAVARGTFEAGVKLASAYPGTPSTEILETIAEEYPSIYAEWSPNEKVAFEVGIGASLGGARTLVTMKHVGLNVAADPLMTFAYTGVGQGGFIVISADDPEMHSSQNEQDNRLFAKFAQIPFLEPSDSQEAKDFMLKGYEISEKFDTPVMLRLTTRISHSKGIVEESDPMEPRAVGFKRDMEKFVMIPSNAKKRHVVLTERLKKLAEYSETTELNTVEENGSEIGIITGGISYQYAKDNLPDADYFKIGFGFPLPLKKISKFIESHKRVIIVEELEPYYEEIIRAAGMKVEGKKYFSRLGELSPYKVGLGLKEAGLIDEIKGAEIEAGPLFPRPPVLCPGCPHRGAFMALKKVGVAVTGDIGCYTLAMLPPLQTLDSCICMGASIGTAIGMEKVGGYDKGVVAVIGDSTFLHSGITGLLDAVYNKSNITVMILDNRVTAMTGGQQHPATGYTLMGEKTRAVDFTELCKALGVESVRVVDAYDLKAMIDVIKEEMARPGPSVILTNRPCVLMPKRIMDRPYVVDPELCNGCTACFRIGCPAIMPSKEMTKRNKPKAVIDPVLCTGCSLCAQVCKPEAIVLAEEPVSVK encoded by the coding sequence ATGAAAAGATTACTATCCGGAAACGAGGCGGTTGCCCGAGGAACTTTCGAGGCCGGTGTAAAGCTGGCCTCGGCCTACCCCGGTACCCCCTCAACCGAAATACTTGAAACTATAGCCGAAGAATACCCCTCGATCTACGCCGAATGGTCACCCAATGAAAAAGTCGCATTCGAGGTCGGTATCGGAGCCTCCCTGGGAGGTGCACGCACGCTGGTGACCATGAAGCATGTCGGGCTCAACGTGGCGGCTGATCCGCTGATGACGTTCGCCTATACCGGCGTCGGGCAGGGCGGATTTATTGTTATTTCCGCTGATGATCCCGAAATGCACTCCTCACAAAATGAACAGGATAACCGCCTGTTCGCGAAATTCGCCCAGATCCCTTTTCTGGAACCATCGGACAGCCAGGAAGCCAAAGATTTCATGCTGAAGGGATATGAAATCTCGGAAAAATTCGATACCCCGGTGATGCTTCGCCTAACCACCCGGATTTCCCATTCCAAAGGGATTGTCGAGGAATCCGATCCAATGGAGCCTCGGGCAGTCGGCTTTAAACGAGATATGGAAAAGTTTGTGATGATTCCCTCGAATGCTAAAAAACGTCATGTGGTTTTGACCGAACGGTTGAAAAAACTGGCGGAGTATTCGGAAACGACCGAGTTGAATACGGTCGAGGAAAACGGCTCCGAAATAGGGATTATCACTGGCGGGATATCATACCAGTATGCCAAGGATAATCTGCCGGACGCCGACTATTTTAAGATTGGTTTCGGTTTCCCGCTTCCGCTGAAAAAGATCAGTAAATTTATCGAGTCGCACAAGCGGGTGATTATTGTCGAGGAGCTGGAGCCGTATTACGAGGAAATTATCCGGGCCGCCGGAATGAAGGTGGAGGGAAAAAAATATTTTTCCCGGCTCGGGGAATTGTCGCCGTACAAAGTCGGCCTGGGATTGAAAGAAGCCGGCTTGATTGATGAGATTAAGGGAGCCGAGATCGAAGCCGGCCCATTATTCCCGCGGCCGCCGGTATTATGTCCGGGATGCCCGCACCGGGGCGCTTTCATGGCGCTTAAAAAAGTCGGGGTAGCGGTAACCGGTGATATCGGCTGTTATACCCTGGCCATGCTTCCGCCCCTGCAAACGCTCGACAGCTGTATCTGTATGGGGGCTTCGATCGGAACTGCCATCGGGATGGAAAAAGTCGGCGGTTATGATAAGGGAGTGGTGGCGGTTATCGGTGATTCCACTTTCCTGCATTCCGGAATAACGGGTTTGCTCGATGCGGTTTACAATAAAAGCAATATTACCGTTATGATTCTGGACAACCGGGTAACGGCCATGACCGGCGGACAGCAACACCCGGCCACCGGCTATACGCTGATGGGGGAAAAGACCCGGGCGGTTGACTTTACGGAATTATGCAAAGCTCTGGGAGTTGAATCGGTCCGGGTGGTGGATGCTTATGATCTGAAGGCCATGATCGATGTCATAAAAGAGGAGATGGCTCGGCCGGGGCCATCGGTGATTTTAACCAATCGTCCGTGTGTCCTGATGCCGAAGAGGATTATGGATCGACCCTATGTAGTCGATCCGGAGTTGTGCAACGGATGCACGGCCTGTTTCCGGATTGGCTGTCCGGCCATTATGCCATCGAAGGAAATGACCAAACGGAACAAGCCCAAAGCGGTTATTGACCCGGTCCTGTGTACGGGATGCAGTCTTTGCGCCCAGGTGTGTAAACCCGAGGCGATTGTCCTGGCCGAAGAACCCGTGAGTGTAAAGTGA
- a CDS encoding MFS transporter has protein sequence MALGINRVSFLTVAFSNFTIWIGFYAWRIIFNNFAVEIFDASPAEIGIIQSVREIPGLLAFGAGALALILTESKIVSISVILVGLGLILSGLAPSLVIFGLATLVISFGLHYFEPLNTSQLLLLASADNYGKIQGRLRSWESIAGLTGGSLVLILTLFLSYRATFYAVGGLVLLIGLYLLAAIPPNRGLAEKRKLTLKKKYWLYYTLYFLRGCRRHIFTTFAIFLLVKNHGLNITMISGIILANNLITIFTNRWLGILSDRLGERAVMAGCSFILIFIFSGYAYVDYLPLLIIFYLIDNILFGSSIALKSYLRKISTGEDLTGCLAMGMTANHITAVVIPVAGGVIWELFGYTATFLIGAGIVLIDMIFALQLPRKGASD, from the coding sequence ATGGCTCTTGGAATCAACAGAGTATCCTTCCTTACAGTTGCCTTTTCAAACTTTACTATCTGGATCGGATTTTATGCCTGGAGAATCATTTTCAATAATTTTGCAGTGGAGATTTTCGATGCGTCGCCAGCAGAGATCGGGATCATCCAGTCCGTGAGGGAAATTCCGGGATTGCTGGCTTTCGGGGCCGGGGCCCTGGCCCTGATTCTGACCGAATCCAAAATTGTCTCGATTTCGGTTATCCTGGTGGGGTTGGGATTAATCCTATCCGGCTTGGCTCCCTCTCTGGTTATTTTTGGCCTGGCCACTCTGGTTATTTCTTTCGGTCTTCATTATTTCGAACCGCTTAATACGTCGCAACTGCTTCTTTTGGCTTCAGCCGACAATTATGGAAAAATCCAGGGTCGACTCCGATCGTGGGAATCAATTGCCGGTTTAACCGGGGGTTCCCTTGTCCTGATCCTGACCTTGTTTCTGTCATACCGGGCGACGTTTTACGCGGTTGGCGGATTAGTTTTACTGATAGGTTTGTACCTTCTGGCGGCTATTCCTCCTAATCGGGGTCTGGCTGAGAAGCGCAAATTGACGCTGAAGAAAAAATACTGGCTGTATTACACCCTGTATTTTCTTCGGGGTTGCCGCCGACATATTTTCACGACTTTTGCCATATTTCTGCTGGTAAAAAATCATGGTCTGAATATCACCATGATTTCCGGGATCATTCTGGCCAATAATCTGATTACTATTTTTACCAATCGCTGGTTGGGAATACTCAGCGACCGATTGGGCGAGAGAGCGGTCATGGCGGGATGTTCTTTTATTCTTATTTTCATTTTTTCAGGCTATGCTTATGTTGATTATTTACCTCTCCTGATTATTTTCTACCTGATCGACAATATTTTATTCGGATCCTCGATAGCCCTGAAATCGTACTTGAGAAAAATTTCAACCGGCGAAGATCTGACCGGTTGCCTGGCCATGGGAATGACGGCCAATCATATTACGGCCGTCGTTATTCCGGTTGCCGGGGGAGTGATCTGGGAATTATTCGGGTATACGGCGACATTTCTGATCGGCGCCGGCATTGTTCTGATTGATATGATTTTCGCCCTGCAACTTCCACGCAAGGGAGCATCTGATTGA
- a CDS encoding indolepyruvate oxidoreductase subunit beta, with protein sequence MNEVINVLIVGVGGQGVLLASEVLSEMAMKAGLDVKKSEVHGMSQRGGVVSSHVKFGPKVYSPIIPYGQADILISFEQAEALRAVDWIKKDGLIATSRTRLVPPITAGGKFKYPDDPVADLKKKVKNVIAIDADKIALELGNPRLVNILLLGVVSSRLDFEISVWEEAIRARVKAKFVDLNLKAFARGRELAKESAGAAV encoded by the coding sequence ATGAATGAGGTTATCAATGTTCTGATAGTCGGGGTCGGCGGTCAGGGAGTCCTTCTGGCTTCGGAGGTTCTCTCGGAGATGGCCATGAAGGCCGGTCTCGATGTGAAAAAGTCGGAAGTCCACGGGATGTCGCAGCGGGGCGGAGTGGTCAGTTCCCATGTCAAATTCGGTCCCAAAGTATATTCGCCGATTATTCCCTATGGTCAAGCCGATATATTAATTTCGTTCGAGCAAGCCGAGGCTCTGCGGGCGGTCGACTGGATAAAAAAAGACGGCCTGATAGCGACTTCACGGACCCGCCTGGTGCCGCCGATTACGGCCGGGGGGAAATTCAAATATCCCGATGATCCGGTGGCGGATCTTAAGAAGAAAGTCAAAAACGTGATTGCCATTGACGCCGATAAAATCGCCCTGGAGCTGGGGAATCCCCGGCTGGTCAATATTCTCCTTTTGGGGGTGGTTTCCAGCCGACTGGATTTCGAGATTTCGGTCTGGGAAGAAGCCATCCGGGCCCGGGTTAAAGCCAAGTTTGTCGATTTGAATCTGAAAGCGTTTGCCCGGGGCCGGGAACTGGCCAAGGAGTCGGCCGGGGCGGCCGTTTAG